The following proteins come from a genomic window of Alosa alosa isolate M-15738 ecotype Scorff River chromosome 2, AALO_Geno_1.1, whole genome shotgun sequence:
- the clint1b gene encoding clathrin interactor 1 isoform X1 → MLNMWKVRELVDKATNVVMNYSEIESKVREATNDDPWGPSGQLMGEIAKATFMYEQFPEVMNMLWTRMLKDNKKNWRRVYKALLLLAYLIRNGSERVVTSAREHIYDLRSMENYHFVDENGKDQGINVRQKVKEMVEFVQDDDRLREERKKAKKNKDKYIGVSSDSMGSGFKSGERSLDGDSKGKWEEDWDKSKGGFPFSEKLGEISDKIGSTIDDTINKFRKKDRDDSPDRISDNEEDRVSQNGPPSKSEFKDEEDGVTNKGSTVTQAEDATTAATTSARKRGGIPSKTVDLGAAAHYTGDKSSPDADNAKTSISQSSSGLADLLMVDPGQTPSSGGGSDLIGGFADFSSPAASASLPPKAAPGGNGEFGEWNAFPTTSPPASAAAVSAVPPAVTDLFGDVQAAPTQPPPSSAQPPSADLFDLMGPNHATLSGSQSLSFNMCANQGMPMSRSQTLGGPMHSLGGHMMPQQMGMQKPGAKGSLPATWSDPSVNISLDFLSAGMQPPKPSQPTLNTMIQQQGPVTGIQPPLNMMAQNFAGMNLNSPPAAATGAPRPPLGPMMVSGGQMGMAIPPPAMATGTMGVGGMGVGGVPLNQGMLGMNMGMTAPAGVGLPGGAVGMPVMGMGQGMTPGMVPPKQDAFANFGNFGK, encoded by the exons ATGCTGAATATGTGGAAAGTCAGGGAGCTGGTTGATAAAGC CACCAACGTGGTGATGAACTACTCAGAGATCGAGTCGAAGGTTCGTGAAGCCACTAATGACGATCCCTGGGGGCCATCCGGACAGCTCATGGGAGAGATTGCCAA AGCCACGTTTATGTACGAACAGTTCCCTGAGGTTATGAATATGCTCTGGACCAGAATGCTGAAAGACAACAAGAAAAACTGGAGAAGAGTTTACAAg gCCTTACTTCTACTAGCATACCTCATCAGAAACGGCTCTGAGAGAGTGGTCACCAGCGCCAGGGAGCACATATATGACCTCCGCTCCATGGAAAACTACCACTTTGTTG ACGAGAATGGGAAGGACCAGGGCATCAACGTGCGGCAGAAGGTGAAGGAGATGGTAGAGTTTGTGCAGGACGACGACCGGCTgcgggaggagaggaagaaggccAAGAAGAACAAGGACAAATACATCGGCGTCTCCTCCGACAGCATGGGCAGTGGCTTCAAGT CGGGAGAACGGAGTTTAGACGGAGACTCCAAGGGGAAATGGGAGGAGGACTGGGACAAGAGTAAAGGGGGCTTCCCCTTCAGCGAGAAACTGGGCGAGATCAGCGACAAGATAGGCAGCACCATCGACGACACCATCAACAAGTTCCGCAAGAAAGACCGTGATGACTCACCTGATagaatcag TGACAACGAGGAAGACAGAGTATCGCAAAATGGCCCGCCCTCCAAGTCCGAGTTCAAGGATGAAGAGGACGGCGTCACAAACAAGGGCAGTACAGTCACCCAGGCAGAAGACGCCACGACCGCTGCCACCACCTCTGCGCGCAAACGTGGCGGCATTCCTTCTAAAACAGTGGACCTGGGAGCTGCTGCTCACTACACCGGCGACAAGAGCAGTCCAGACGCAGACAACGCAAAG ACATCCATCAGTCAATCAAGCAGTGGCCTTGCAGACCTGTTAATGGTGGACCCAGGCCAGACACCTTCCAGTG GTGGAGGTTCAGATCTAATCGGGGGCTTTGCTGATTTCTCCTCCCCAGCCGCCTCCGCCAGCCTCCCTCCCAAAGCTG CCCCCGGTGGTAACGGAGAGTTTGGCGAGTGGAATGCCTTCCCCACCACCAGCCCGCCTGCCTCCGCTGCTGCCGTGTCGGCCGTGCCCCCAGCAGTGACGGACCTCTTCGGCGACGTCCAGGCTGCCCCGACTCAGCCGCCCCCCTCCTCTGCACAGCCCCCCTCGGCCGACCTCTTTGACCTGATGGGGCCCAACCACGCCACCCTCAGCGGCTCGCAGAGCCTGAGCTTCAACATGTGTGCCAACCAGGGCATGCCCATGTCACGGTCTCAG acattgggAGGTCCTATGCACAGTTTAGGGGGTCACATGATGCCACAGCAGATGGGTATGCAGAAACCAGGGGCGAAGGGCTCCCTCCCTGCCACGTGGTCCGACCCCAGCGTCAACATCAGCCTGGACTTCCTGTCGGCCGGTATGCAGCCGCCCAAGCCCTCCCAGCCCACGCTCAACACCATGATCCAGCAGCAGG gACCAGTTACAGGTATCCAACCTCCTCTGAACATGATGGCTCAGAATTTTGCCGGCATGAACCTTAACTCCCCACCAGCAGCTGCTACAGGTGCCCCCAGACCACCCCTGGGACCCATGATGGTATCGGGTGGGCAAATGGGCATGGCGATACCCCCCCCAGCCATGGCAACGGGTACGATGGGTGTCGGGGGTATGGGAGTCGGGGGCGTGCCCCTCAATCAGGGAATGCTTGGCATGAACATGGGCATGACTGCCCCTGCTGGGGTGGGCCTGCCTGGAGGCGCTGTTGGCATGCCGGTGATGGGCATGGGCCAGGGCATGACTCCCGGCATGGTGCCACCCAAACAAGATGCCTTTGCAAACTTTGGCAACTTTGGTAAATGA
- the clint1b gene encoding clathrin interactor 1 isoform X2: MNYSEIESKVREATNDDPWGPSGQLMGEIAKATFMYEQFPEVMNMLWTRMLKDNKKNWRRVYKALLLLAYLIRNGSERVVTSAREHIYDLRSMENYHFVDENGKDQGINVRQKVKEMVEFVQDDDRLREERKKAKKNKDKYIGVSSDSMGSGFKSGERSLDGDSKGKWEEDWDKSKGGFPFSEKLGEISDKIGSTIDDTINKFRKKDRDDSPDRISDNEEDRVSQNGPPSKSEFKDEEDGVTNKGSTVTQAEDATTAATTSARKRGGIPSKTVDLGAAAHYTGDKSSPDADNAKTSISQSSSGLADLLMVDPGQTPSSGGGSDLIGGFADFSSPAASASLPPKAAPGGNGEFGEWNAFPTTSPPASAAAVSAVPPAVTDLFGDVQAAPTQPPPSSAQPPSADLFDLMGPNHATLSGSQSLSFNMCANQGMPMSRSQTLGGPMHSLGGHMMPQQMGMQKPGAKGSLPATWSDPSVNISLDFLSAGMQPPKPSQPTLNTMIQQQGPVTGIQPPLNMMAQNFAGMNLNSPPAAATGAPRPPLGPMMVSGGQMGMAIPPPAMATGTMGVGGMGVGGVPLNQGMLGMNMGMTAPAGVGLPGGAVGMPVMGMGQGMTPGMVPPKQDAFANFGNFGK; encoded by the exons ATGAACTACTCAGAGATCGAGTCGAAGGTTCGTGAAGCCACTAATGACGATCCCTGGGGGCCATCCGGACAGCTCATGGGAGAGATTGCCAA AGCCACGTTTATGTACGAACAGTTCCCTGAGGTTATGAATATGCTCTGGACCAGAATGCTGAAAGACAACAAGAAAAACTGGAGAAGAGTTTACAAg gCCTTACTTCTACTAGCATACCTCATCAGAAACGGCTCTGAGAGAGTGGTCACCAGCGCCAGGGAGCACATATATGACCTCCGCTCCATGGAAAACTACCACTTTGTTG ACGAGAATGGGAAGGACCAGGGCATCAACGTGCGGCAGAAGGTGAAGGAGATGGTAGAGTTTGTGCAGGACGACGACCGGCTgcgggaggagaggaagaaggccAAGAAGAACAAGGACAAATACATCGGCGTCTCCTCCGACAGCATGGGCAGTGGCTTCAAGT CGGGAGAACGGAGTTTAGACGGAGACTCCAAGGGGAAATGGGAGGAGGACTGGGACAAGAGTAAAGGGGGCTTCCCCTTCAGCGAGAAACTGGGCGAGATCAGCGACAAGATAGGCAGCACCATCGACGACACCATCAACAAGTTCCGCAAGAAAGACCGTGATGACTCACCTGATagaatcag TGACAACGAGGAAGACAGAGTATCGCAAAATGGCCCGCCCTCCAAGTCCGAGTTCAAGGATGAAGAGGACGGCGTCACAAACAAGGGCAGTACAGTCACCCAGGCAGAAGACGCCACGACCGCTGCCACCACCTCTGCGCGCAAACGTGGCGGCATTCCTTCTAAAACAGTGGACCTGGGAGCTGCTGCTCACTACACCGGCGACAAGAGCAGTCCAGACGCAGACAACGCAAAG ACATCCATCAGTCAATCAAGCAGTGGCCTTGCAGACCTGTTAATGGTGGACCCAGGCCAGACACCTTCCAGTG GTGGAGGTTCAGATCTAATCGGGGGCTTTGCTGATTTCTCCTCCCCAGCCGCCTCCGCCAGCCTCCCTCCCAAAGCTG CCCCCGGTGGTAACGGAGAGTTTGGCGAGTGGAATGCCTTCCCCACCACCAGCCCGCCTGCCTCCGCTGCTGCCGTGTCGGCCGTGCCCCCAGCAGTGACGGACCTCTTCGGCGACGTCCAGGCTGCCCCGACTCAGCCGCCCCCCTCCTCTGCACAGCCCCCCTCGGCCGACCTCTTTGACCTGATGGGGCCCAACCACGCCACCCTCAGCGGCTCGCAGAGCCTGAGCTTCAACATGTGTGCCAACCAGGGCATGCCCATGTCACGGTCTCAG acattgggAGGTCCTATGCACAGTTTAGGGGGTCACATGATGCCACAGCAGATGGGTATGCAGAAACCAGGGGCGAAGGGCTCCCTCCCTGCCACGTGGTCCGACCCCAGCGTCAACATCAGCCTGGACTTCCTGTCGGCCGGTATGCAGCCGCCCAAGCCCTCCCAGCCCACGCTCAACACCATGATCCAGCAGCAGG gACCAGTTACAGGTATCCAACCTCCTCTGAACATGATGGCTCAGAATTTTGCCGGCATGAACCTTAACTCCCCACCAGCAGCTGCTACAGGTGCCCCCAGACCACCCCTGGGACCCATGATGGTATCGGGTGGGCAAATGGGCATGGCGATACCCCCCCCAGCCATGGCAACGGGTACGATGGGTGTCGGGGGTATGGGAGTCGGGGGCGTGCCCCTCAATCAGGGAATGCTTGGCATGAACATGGGCATGACTGCCCCTGCTGGGGTGGGCCTGCCTGGAGGCGCTGTTGGCATGCCGGTGATGGGCATGGGCCAGGGCATGACTCCCGGCATGGTGCCACCCAAACAAGATGCCTTTGCAAACTTTGGCAACTTTGGTAAATGA
- the clint1b gene encoding clathrin interactor 1 isoform X3, translating into MLNMWKVRELVDKATNVVMNYSEIESKVREATNDDPWGPSGQLMGEIAKATFMYEQFPEVMNMLWTRMLKDNKKNWRRVYKALLLLAYLIRNGSERVVTSAREHIYDLRSMENYHFVDENGKDQGINVRQKVKEMVEFVQDDDRLREERKKAKKNKDKYIGVSSDSMGSGFKSGERSLDGDSKGKWEEDWDKSKGGFPFSEKLGEISDKIGSTIDDTINKFRKKDRDDSPDRISDNEEDRVSQNGPPSKSEFKDEEDGVTNKGSTVTQAEDATTAATTSARKRGGIPSKTVDLGAAAHYTGDKSSPDADNAKTSISQSSSGLADLLMVDPGQTPSSGGGSDLIGGFADFSSPAASASLPPKAAPGGNGEFGEWNAFPTTSPPASAAAVSAVPPAVTDLFGDVQAAPTQPPPSSAQPPSADLFDLMGPNHATLSGSQSLSFNMCANQGMPMSRSQTLGGPMHSLGGHMMPQQMGMQKPGAKGSLPATWSDPSVNISLDFLSAGPVTGIQPPLNMMAQNFAGMNLNSPPAAATGAPRPPLGPMMVSGGQMGMAIPPPAMATGTMGVGGMGVGGVPLNQGMLGMNMGMTAPAGVGLPGGAVGMPVMGMGQGMTPGMVPPKQDAFANFGNFGK; encoded by the exons ATGCTGAATATGTGGAAAGTCAGGGAGCTGGTTGATAAAGC CACCAACGTGGTGATGAACTACTCAGAGATCGAGTCGAAGGTTCGTGAAGCCACTAATGACGATCCCTGGGGGCCATCCGGACAGCTCATGGGAGAGATTGCCAA AGCCACGTTTATGTACGAACAGTTCCCTGAGGTTATGAATATGCTCTGGACCAGAATGCTGAAAGACAACAAGAAAAACTGGAGAAGAGTTTACAAg gCCTTACTTCTACTAGCATACCTCATCAGAAACGGCTCTGAGAGAGTGGTCACCAGCGCCAGGGAGCACATATATGACCTCCGCTCCATGGAAAACTACCACTTTGTTG ACGAGAATGGGAAGGACCAGGGCATCAACGTGCGGCAGAAGGTGAAGGAGATGGTAGAGTTTGTGCAGGACGACGACCGGCTgcgggaggagaggaagaaggccAAGAAGAACAAGGACAAATACATCGGCGTCTCCTCCGACAGCATGGGCAGTGGCTTCAAGT CGGGAGAACGGAGTTTAGACGGAGACTCCAAGGGGAAATGGGAGGAGGACTGGGACAAGAGTAAAGGGGGCTTCCCCTTCAGCGAGAAACTGGGCGAGATCAGCGACAAGATAGGCAGCACCATCGACGACACCATCAACAAGTTCCGCAAGAAAGACCGTGATGACTCACCTGATagaatcag TGACAACGAGGAAGACAGAGTATCGCAAAATGGCCCGCCCTCCAAGTCCGAGTTCAAGGATGAAGAGGACGGCGTCACAAACAAGGGCAGTACAGTCACCCAGGCAGAAGACGCCACGACCGCTGCCACCACCTCTGCGCGCAAACGTGGCGGCATTCCTTCTAAAACAGTGGACCTGGGAGCTGCTGCTCACTACACCGGCGACAAGAGCAGTCCAGACGCAGACAACGCAAAG ACATCCATCAGTCAATCAAGCAGTGGCCTTGCAGACCTGTTAATGGTGGACCCAGGCCAGACACCTTCCAGTG GTGGAGGTTCAGATCTAATCGGGGGCTTTGCTGATTTCTCCTCCCCAGCCGCCTCCGCCAGCCTCCCTCCCAAAGCTG CCCCCGGTGGTAACGGAGAGTTTGGCGAGTGGAATGCCTTCCCCACCACCAGCCCGCCTGCCTCCGCTGCTGCCGTGTCGGCCGTGCCCCCAGCAGTGACGGACCTCTTCGGCGACGTCCAGGCTGCCCCGACTCAGCCGCCCCCCTCCTCTGCACAGCCCCCCTCGGCCGACCTCTTTGACCTGATGGGGCCCAACCACGCCACCCTCAGCGGCTCGCAGAGCCTGAGCTTCAACATGTGTGCCAACCAGGGCATGCCCATGTCACGGTCTCAG acattgggAGGTCCTATGCACAGTTTAGGGGGTCACATGATGCCACAGCAGATGGGTATGCAGAAACCAGGGGCGAAGGGCTCCCTCCCTGCCACGTGGTCCGACCCCAGCGTCAACATCAGCCTGGACTTCCTGTCGGCCG gACCAGTTACAGGTATCCAACCTCCTCTGAACATGATGGCTCAGAATTTTGCCGGCATGAACCTTAACTCCCCACCAGCAGCTGCTACAGGTGCCCCCAGACCACCCCTGGGACCCATGATGGTATCGGGTGGGCAAATGGGCATGGCGATACCCCCCCCAGCCATGGCAACGGGTACGATGGGTGTCGGGGGTATGGGAGTCGGGGGCGTGCCCCTCAATCAGGGAATGCTTGGCATGAACATGGGCATGACTGCCCCTGCTGGGGTGGGCCTGCCTGGAGGCGCTGTTGGCATGCCGGTGATGGGCATGGGCCAGGGCATGACTCCCGGCATGGTGCCACCCAAACAAGATGCCTTTGCAAACTTTGGCAACTTTGGTAAATGA